From Pararhodobacter zhoushanensis, the proteins below share one genomic window:
- a CDS encoding Hint domain-containing protein has protein sequence MLGQGCFVPYSFADRGNVWSEQAAAGQVPTQSWHETGALAEGLIAGTLVATELGWQPVEDLQPGDRVVTFDNGMRPLKSVRVSTLWTAAAAAPTGLWPLHLPAGALGNRTAMLLLADQPVLIESDAGEDLFGDAFTLVPAGALDGYKGVTRTAPAREMTIVTLEFADDEVVYANGTLLVQCRNGHRPTASAATVTMGDISPYRCLTETQGRCLVAAMHTTG, from the coding sequence ATGCTGGGCCAGGGATGTTTTGTCCCCTATTCGTTTGCCGATCGCGGCAACGTCTGGTCCGAACAGGCAGCAGCAGGTCAGGTGCCGACGCAAAGCTGGCACGAGACGGGGGCGCTGGCCGAGGGGTTGATCGCGGGAACGCTGGTCGCCACCGAACTGGGCTGGCAACCGGTCGAGGATCTGCAGCCCGGTGACCGGGTGGTGACCTTTGACAACGGGATGCGGCCGCTCAAGTCGGTACGTGTCAGCACGCTATGGACAGCGGCGGCTGCCGCACCGACCGGGCTGTGGCCGCTGCATCTGCCCGCCGGTGCGCTGGGCAACCGCACCGCGATGCTGTTGCTGGCCGACCAGCCCGTGCTGATCGAATCCGACGCGGGCGAGGATCTCTTTGGCGATGCCTTCACCCTTGTGCCTGCGGGGGCTCTGGACGGGTACAAGGGCGTCACCCGCACCGCCCCGGCGCGCGAGATGACGATTGTCACGCTGGAATTCGCCGATGATGAGGTGGTCTATGCCAATGGCACGCTGCTGGTGCAGTGCCGCAATGGCCACCGCCCGACAGCCAGCGCAGCGACGGTGACGATGGGTGACATCAGTCCCTATCGGTGCCTGACCGAAACGCAGGGCCGCTGTCTGGTGGCCGCGATGCACACGACCGGCTGA
- a CDS encoding 3-hydroxyacyl-CoA dehydrogenase NAD-binding domain-containing protein, with translation MTEFHYAVDADGVATITWDLPGKSMNVMTMPGLQQLEAAIDKALADDAVKGVILTSAKADFAGGMDLNLLAELRGTIEGNAAQSLFDGIMGMHHLSRKIERAGMDPKTLKGGKPIVAALPGTAMGIGLELPLACHRIIAADNPRAQIGLPEIKVGLFPGGGGTTRLAWKLGAMAAAPLLLEGKTLAPAKAKSAGIIDEVVPADQLMARAKEWVLGAKDADLVKPWDTKGYKIPGGAPYSAPGFPTFVGASVMVHANTWGVYPAAKALLSAVYEGMQVPFDTALKIEARWFTHVLLDPSSSAMIRSLFVNKGALEKGANRPEVPDEKVTKVGVLGAGMMGAGIAYVSALAGIQVVLLDAALESAEKGKAYSEGLLDKGMKRGKVTEDKKAKVLGLIKTTADYADLEGCDLIVEAVFEDPGVKADVTAKAEAVIPETAIFASNTSTLPITSLAAASKRPEQFIGIHFFSPVDKMLLVEIIKGAKTGDRAVAKALDFVRQIRKTPIVVNDARFFYANRCIIPYINEGMRLAAEGTPLPMVDHAAKLLGFPVGPITLVDETSLDLGAKIAKATKAAMGNDYPDDAVDEVVFWMVDQGRYGRKSKSGFFDYDDSGKRQGYWPGFAAKYPVKDGAELEEVQNRLMMAQVLEAVRALEEGVLEDIREGDVGAILGWGFAPWSGGPFGWLDIIGAAKAVEICDALEAKFGARFKCPALLRDMAAKGQTFYGAKAVKVA, from the coding sequence ATGACCGAATTCCATTATGCCGTGGACGCCGACGGCGTTGCCACCATCACCTGGGATCTGCCGGGCAAGTCGATGAACGTCATGACCATGCCCGGTCTGCAACAGCTGGAAGCCGCCATTGACAAGGCGCTGGCTGACGATGCCGTCAAGGGTGTGATCCTGACCAGCGCCAAGGCCGATTTTGCCGGCGGGATGGACCTGAACCTGCTGGCCGAGCTGCGCGGCACGATTGAGGGCAACGCCGCCCAAAGCCTGTTCGACGGGATCATGGGCATGCACCATCTGTCGCGCAAGATCGAGCGCGCGGGCATGGACCCCAAGACGCTGAAGGGCGGCAAGCCGATTGTCGCCGCCCTGCCCGGCACCGCTATGGGCATCGGGCTGGAGTTGCCGCTGGCCTGTCACCGCATCATCGCGGCGGACAATCCGCGCGCGCAGATCGGCCTGCCTGAGATCAAGGTCGGCCTGTTCCCGGGCGGCGGGGGCACGACCCGTCTGGCGTGGAAGCTGGGGGCGATGGCGGCGGCTCCGCTGCTGCTGGAGGGCAAGACGCTGGCTCCGGCCAAGGCGAAATCGGCCGGTATCATTGACGAGGTTGTGCCCGCCGATCAGCTGATGGCGCGGGCGAAAGAGTGGGTTCTGGGCGCGAAAGACGCCGATCTGGTCAAGCCCTGGGACACCAAGGGCTACAAGATCCCCGGCGGCGCGCCCTATTCCGCGCCGGGCTTTCCCACCTTCGTGGGGGCCTCGGTCATGGTTCATGCAAACACATGGGGCGTGTACCCTGCGGCCAAGGCGCTGCTGAGTGCGGTCTATGAGGGCATGCAGGTGCCCTTCGACACCGCGCTCAAGATTGAGGCGCGCTGGTTCACGCATGTGCTGCTGGACCCGTCCTCCAGCGCGATGATCCGCAGTCTGTTCGTCAACAAAGGCGCGCTGGAGAAGGGCGCGAACCGTCCCGAGGTGCCTGACGAGAAGGTCACCAAGGTCGGCGTGCTGGGTGCGGGCATGATGGGTGCCGGTATCGCTTATGTCAGCGCGCTGGCGGGTATTCAGGTGGTGCTGCTGGATGCGGCGCTTGAGTCGGCGGAAAAGGGCAAAGCCTATTCCGAGGGCCTGCTGGACAAGGGCATGAAGCGCGGCAAGGTCACCGAGGACAAGAAAGCCAAGGTGCTGGGCCTGATCAAGACCACCGCCGATTACGCGGATCTTGAGGGCTGCGATCTGATCGTCGAAGCCGTGTTCGAAGACCCCGGCGTCAAGGCCGACGTGACCGCCAAGGCCGAGGCCGTGATCCCCGAGACGGCGATCTTTGCCTCGAACACCTCGACCCTGCCGATCACCAGTCTGGCAGCGGCGTCAAAACGGCCCGAACAGTTCATCGGCATCCACTTCTTCAGCCCGGTCGACAAGATGCTGCTGGTCGAGATCATCAAGGGGGCCAAGACCGGCGACCGCGCGGTGGCCAAGGCGCTGGATTTCGTGCGCCAGATCCGCAAGACGCCGATCGTGGTGAACGACGCGCGCTTCTTCTACGCCAACCGCTGCATCATCCCCTATATCAACGAAGGGATGCGTCTGGCCGCCGAGGGCACGCCGCTGCCGATGGTCGATCATGCGGCCAAGCTGCTGGGTTTCCCGGTGGGGCCGATCACGCTGGTCGATGAGACCTCGCTCGATCTGGGGGCCAAGATCGCCAAGGCGACCAAGGCGGCGATGGGCAATGATTATCCCGATGATGCCGTCGACGAGGTGGTGTTCTGGATGGTCGATCAAGGCCGCTACGGGCGCAAATCCAAGTCCGGGTTCTTTGACTATGATGACAGCGGCAAGCGGCAGGGCTACTGGCCCGGGTTCGCGGCGAAGTACCCGGTCAAGGACGGCGCCGAGCTGGAAGAGGTGCAGAACCGTCTGATGATGGCGCAGGTGCTGGAAGCAGTGCGCGCACTGGAAGAGGGCGTGCTGGAAGACATCCGCGAGGGTGACGTGGGCGCGATTCTGGGCTGGGGCTTTGCGCCGTGGTCGGGTGGCCCGTTCGGCTGGCTGGACATCATCGGCGCGGCGAAAGCGGTCGAGATCTGCGACGCGCTGGAAGCCAAGTTCGGCGCGCGGTTCAAGTGCCCGGCCTTGCTGCGCGACATGGCGGCCAAGGGCCAGACCTTTTACGGCGCGAAAGCGGTCAAGGTCGCCTGA
- a CDS encoding acetyl-CoA C-acetyltransferase: MTEAYIYDAARTVRGKGRKDGSLHEVTAARLSAVALNAIKERNNLDTRAIEDVIWGNVTQIGEQGACLARTAVLASDYAESVPGVSVNRFCASGLEAVNMAANQIRGGSGMAYVAGGVECMSRVPMGTDGGAIAVDPQIAFDNYFVPQGISADIIATKYGFTRDMADAMAVESQKRAAAAWAAGYFNKTVVPVKDVNGLTILDHDEFMRPQTDMQSLGALKPSFKDMGEVMPGFDKIALMKYPELERVNHIHHAGNSSGIVDGAAAILIGNKEFGEKYGLIPRARIRATAKIGTDPTIMLTGPVPVTEKILRESGMSIEDIDLFEVNEAFAAVVLRFEQAFNVDHSKVNVNGGSIAMGHPLGATGAIILGTLLDELERTGKGTGLATLCIGSGMGAATIIERM; this comes from the coding sequence ATGACCGAAGCCTATATCTATGACGCTGCCCGCACCGTCCGCGGCAAGGGCCGCAAGGATGGCAGCCTGCACGAAGTCACCGCCGCGCGCCTGTCCGCCGTTGCCTTGAACGCGATCAAGGAGCGCAACAATCTGGACACCCGCGCCATCGAGGATGTCATCTGGGGTAACGTGACCCAGATCGGCGAGCAGGGTGCCTGCCTTGCGCGCACGGCTGTGCTGGCCTCGGATTACGCCGAAAGCGTTCCGGGCGTCAGCGTGAACCGCTTCTGCGCGTCAGGGCTTGAGGCCGTCAACATGGCCGCCAACCAGATCCGGGGTGGCTCGGGCATGGCTTATGTCGCCGGTGGCGTCGAGTGCATGAGCCGGGTGCCGATGGGCACGGATGGTGGCGCGATTGCTGTCGATCCGCAGATCGCCTTCGACAATTACTTCGTCCCGCAGGGCATCAGCGCCGATATCATTGCCACGAAATACGGCTTCACCCGCGACATGGCCGACGCCATGGCCGTCGAGAGCCAGAAGCGCGCCGCCGCCGCCTGGGCTGCCGGGTACTTCAACAAGACCGTGGTGCCGGTCAAGGATGTCAACGGCTTGACCATCCTTGACCATGACGAGTTCATGCGCCCGCAGACCGACATGCAGAGCCTTGGCGCGCTGAAGCCCAGCTTCAAGGACATGGGCGAGGTGATGCCCGGCTTCGACAAGATCGCGCTGATGAAATACCCCGAGCTGGAGCGGGTGAACCACATCCACCACGCCGGCAACTCGTCGGGGATCGTCGATGGCGCTGCCGCCATTCTGATCGGCAACAAGGAGTTTGGCGAGAAATACGGCCTGATCCCGCGCGCCCGCATCCGCGCCACGGCCAAGATCGGCACCGATCCGACGATTATGCTGACCGGCCCGGTGCCGGTGACCGAAAAGATCCTGCGCGAAAGCGGCATGTCGATCGAGGACATTGATCTCTTCGAGGTCAACGAGGCCTTCGCCGCCGTGGTGCTGCGCTTTGAGCAGGCGTTCAACGTCGACCACAGCAAGGTCAACGTGAACGGCGGCTCGATTGCGATGGGTCACCCGCTGGGCGCGACCGGCGCGATCATTCTGGGCACGCTGCTGGATGAGCTGGAGCGCACCGGCAAGGGCACCGGTCTGGCGACGCTGTGCATCGGCTCGGGCATGGGTGCGGCCACGATCATCGAGCGGATGTAA
- a CDS encoding cupin domain-containing protein produces MPKIDLSTLTLRTGSIYPEPYAGQMAGRSSHRLGQAAGLTQFGVNIVYLEPGGVASLRHWHLNEDEFAMVLTGELILSEDTGETVMHPGDCAAWKAGEPVGHRFVNRTDAQASFLVVGSKAPREVATYTEVDFKLIIEGNQPRYTYHDGSDWAGHRDLAPQGGTDE; encoded by the coding sequence ATGCCGAAGATCGACCTCAGCACGCTGACCCTGCGGACGGGCTCGATTTACCCCGAGCCTTACGCGGGCCAGATGGCCGGGCGCTCGTCGCACCGGCTGGGGCAAGCGGCGGGCCTGACGCAGTTTGGCGTGAACATCGTCTATCTTGAGCCCGGTGGCGTGGCGTCACTGCGCCACTGGCACCTGAACGAGGACGAGTTCGCCATGGTGCTGACCGGCGAGCTGATCCTGTCCGAGGATACCGGCGAGACGGTGATGCACCCCGGCGACTGTGCGGCGTGGAAGGCGGGCGAGCCGGTGGGCCATCGCTTCGTCAACCGCACCGATGCGCAGGCCAGTTTCCTCGTCGTGGGCTCGAAAGCCCCGCGCGAGGTGGCGACATACACCGAGGTCGATTTCAAACTCATCATCGAGGGCAACCAGCCCCGTTATACCTATCACGACGGCAGCGACTGGGCGGGACACCGTGACCTCGCGCCGCAAGGAGGAACCGACGAATGA